The genomic stretch CCCTGGAGAAGTAATGAAGAAAGGGGCCCTGGATCCAATGCCAAGCACGAGGCGCCCTAAGTAAAAACCGAACTCCGCATTGTGCCAGACAAGCCGCGCCGTCTCCATATGCGGCACCAGCGCACGCTGTTACAAAAATTACACGTGAGTAACTGTTCAGTCCTATACTGGTTATAAGCCTTGGTGCAATGGTTATTAAACGCTGCCGATCCGTGATCGATTGGCCCTGAGACATCAAAAAACCCGTACTCAGAGCCAGTAACATAACGAGGTGATCGGGGTACAAAAGGCTTACCAGCACAACCAAATTCCAACAACAGGCCATTGCCGTGCTGGGTGGGAGAACAGTTATGAAAGCGAGCCATGTTCGCAAGCTGATCAAACCGATTGAAAGCGCCTACTCGGAAATGTTTTCCGGGCATGTGTATCGCGTCGGCAAGGGCGCTGTTTCCGTTCGCAACCACAGCGGCAAAGCGGAGCAGACGGTTATTGGCGTGCACGGTTTTCTGGAAAACCACTGCTACTTCACCCAAGCTTATGAAGCGCCGACCACTGAGCTGATCCTGCTCACCTGCAGCAACTACCACATCCCGGTAAACGGCGTTACGCCGGAAACGCCGGAATGGGAAGTGCCGATCAAGCAGCTGGAAGGCACGATCGAGTACGACGCCTGCATTCTTAACCAGGCGCTCTCCAGCCTCCCGACTACTCAGAACATCCGGGTTCATGGACATTCCCGTGGCGGAGCGGTCATTCTCGAGGCCATCAAGCAATGGCCCGAGCTCTATGATGACGTGGAAGTGGTTCTGGAGGCACCGGTACTCCCCAACGGCAAGCTCTCAGCTCTGGTAACCACCATTCTGGAACCGGTCAGTCACGGCATGTGGCCCTGGCTGATCCGGCTGATCAACAGCGCTCCGTCGTCGGCCTATGGCCAGACCTTTTTCGGCAAGATGAATCCGCGCAAGAAGCAGCTGTTGAGCAAGCTGTTCTCAGCCACCAAGGATCACCTGACCATTGTTCGTAACATCGAGAACATCATGGACTGGATGGCGCGGACGGACAGCAGTGTCTACGGTCATGTGCGCCACGGCACCTTCCTGATCCCTGCCGTAGATCGCATTCTCGATCGCTCATCCATGCTGGCCAGCGCCCGCCAGAGCCCGACCACCATGCGCATCGTGGAAACCGAGGCACCGAGCCACTTCATTACGCTGGACAGCAAGGAATGGGTTCCGGGGTTCGAAACGCTCCCGACAGCCGCGCAGGGCTGACGCCCGGCTTGCACCCTGCTGCAAGACCACTGCAGCTCCGCTAAACTACGCTCTTTTCCTCAGGTTTAGTGGAGCCATCGCCCATGTACCGTGAGCGCCTCGTCGCTACCGAAGCCCGCTCTGAAAGCGCTCGCCGGCTGCAGCAACTGCTTCTGGACTACCATGATTTCCGGCGCCTGAAAGCCGAGCATCCGCTTATGGAACACGCCGTCTCCGTCGCCGACTGGCAGGCGGAGCGGCTGAAGTCGACCCATGAGGATCTTTATCGCCATCCCGGATATCACCACGGCCTCGAATTTCTGCTGACCGACCTCTACGCCCCGGCCGGCATGACCCGCCGGGACGACAATATTGATCGGGTGTTTCCCAAAATGGTGAAGTGGTTACCAGATAATCTGCTGGACACCTTCGCCGGCCTCGTGGAACTGAACCTGATCACCCAGCAGCTGGACCTTGAGCTCGCCGAACTGTTCCACCAGCAGGGTGTGTCGGTGTGGGCAATCACCACGGACGCCTATTGTGCCGCCTACCGGGAGAGCCGACGGCTGGCGCAGAGAGAGAAACAGATTACCCTGGTGGCAGACGTTGGCCAGCAACTTGATCGCTATGTCCGCAACCGCTCCCTTGGATGGCTGCTATCGATGACCCGGGGCCCGGCAGAGATGGCCGATCTGACGGATCTGCACAGCTTCCTGCACCGGGGTTATTCCGCCTTCCGGAAGATGGACGATGTGGAGCTACTGATCGACCGGCTGGTTTCCCGGGAGCAGCGGGTGATGCGCAACATTCTCGACCATCACCCGGACCCGTTCAGTCTGCCGGAAAACCTCTGAGCCGGGGATAGTTGGCTGGCTCAGGCCTTGATGATCTGGTCCAGCTGGGAGTGGATTTCCTGCTCGATCCGCGATTTGAAGGGCCGTAGCATCATGCCCAGCTCCAGGTGAATGTGCAGGTCTGTCGGCGTGATGTTCAGGTGCCCCTTGACGCCACTGCGCTTGAACTTCAGGTGGTCGCCTTCCCACTCATAATGCACGTCAAACTGACTGGACAGGTCTTTGGCAAGGGATTCTGCGGCC from Marinobacter adhaerens HP15 encodes the following:
- a CDS encoding alpha/beta hydrolase, with translation MKASHVRKLIKPIESAYSEMFSGHVYRVGKGAVSVRNHSGKAEQTVIGVHGFLENHCYFTQAYEAPTTELILLTCSNYHIPVNGVTPETPEWEVPIKQLEGTIEYDACILNQALSSLPTTQNIRVHGHSRGGAVILEAIKQWPELYDDVEVVLEAPVLPNGKLSALVTTILEPVSHGMWPWLIRLINSAPSSAYGQTFFGKMNPRKKQLLSKLFSATKDHLTIVRNIENIMDWMARTDSSVYGHVRHGTFLIPAVDRILDRSSMLASARQSPTTMRIVETEAPSHFITLDSKEWVPGFETLPTAAQG
- a CDS encoding FFLEELY motif protein, which gives rise to MYRERLVATEARSESARRLQQLLLDYHDFRRLKAEHPLMEHAVSVADWQAERLKSTHEDLYRHPGYHHGLEFLLTDLYAPAGMTRRDDNIDRVFPKMVKWLPDNLLDTFAGLVELNLITQQLDLELAELFHQQGVSVWAITTDAYCAAYRESRRLAQREKQITLVADVGQQLDRYVRNRSLGWLLSMTRGPAEMADLTDLHSFLHRGYSAFRKMDDVELLIDRLVSREQRVMRNILDHHPDPFSLPENL
- a CDS encoding polyhydroxyalkanoic acid system family protein — translated: MSVIDVHRPHTLDQEHARQAAESLAKDLSSQFDVHYEWEGDHLKFKRSGVKGHLNITPTDLHIHLELGMMLRPFKSRIEQEIHSQLDQIIKA